In the Ammospiza caudacuta isolate bAmmCau1 chromosome 4, bAmmCau1.pri, whole genome shotgun sequence genome, ACTGTGCAAAGATTACAGACTGTCACTTCATCATGGTGATGGACATGTAATTCCTCTGCTTCCAGTAATTGGCTTGTTCCAGTGAAACAGTCCTTGAGCTGCTGGAGGTGTCTGGAGGGACAGGCTGCTACTCACTGTATTGCCTTTTACCCAAGTAGTGAAACAGGTGGTGTGAAGAGCATGCACCTTGAAAAATAGctttgtttcaaaataaatcaattttctctgtgtgtttattttagCCATAATCATTTTACcatgaaaaagtattttcttgaaATCTTACTCTGCTTAACTACTAAATatgctgctctgctttttcaGTTCAGTTCTATGTTTTGTTGTACAAATGCACAACAAAAGTATCGtctatttatataaaaatcCCTTAGGATCTAGTATAGAAGTGGAAAGTCAAGGTAGTTTCtgccattatttttattttgcttctcttcATCTTTTTTAAGGAGCTTTTACTCTTGAGCTAAACAGGCTTGCATGTATGTCATCATGATTGTGCATAAATTAAATCAGATACATCAGatgatttatttgcttttacCCACACTTCCAGTTAAAAACCCATGTTGTAAGCACTGATACTTTACCTGCTGACAGCTGCTCTCCAAAGCAGAAGTTTCTCATGAGGATCTAATCACAGATCATGTCATTCCTACCTCACAGGCATGATATGAGATGTAACTGCAAGAAATGGCTTGTGACTCTTGGTGCTCCAATTCTTGCAAGATTTGTTTCACCTTTGTAAAAGCTCTGTAAATGATGGTTACTTTTGCTGTTGATTTTATTGTCCTTCAGGTGGCTTCAATAAGGCAACATCTTGCATCAATCTATGAGAAAGAAGAAGACTGGAGAAACGCAGCACAAGTGTTGGTGGGGATCCCTTTGGAAACAGGGCAAAAGTACGTGACACTCAGTTCTGTGGTGTTAACTGCTCTCTCTGAACTAGAGCAGCAAGCGAGAATTTTGGCGTTTGCTGCTCCAGAAACTACCCACTATTAATTAGTGTTATTGATAAGCAAGTATTTTTAATAGTATTTTGCAGAATTGTTTCTAAGGTTATTGGAAGGTGTCAGTGTTTTAATGTGTCCACCTTCTCAGTTTAAAATGAAGACATAGTTTATAACTGGATTTGGATGTTAACAAATGCAGTTGGAGATTCTTTTGTGTGCTTGTGAGGTGGGGTTTGTTTCAGTTTggtttgtttaggttttttacCTGTAGAACCCTTGCAGTTAGTTTTCTCTGGCAGTCCTTCCCCCTTTCTCATTGTGCACATAGAAGGAATTGATGTAGGTTTTGCCTACTTTGCACCTATATGTTGCACTGTTGATTCTTAAGTGGCTCACCATTGGTAGCAAACTTCCAGTCCACAATAAACAGATTATGAGAGTGTGCATTTGTGTCTTGGTGGGCAGCAttatttcagctgctgtttgcagGAGCCAGTTCTGTATTGGCATTTATCTCAAATTCCCTTACTTTGTACAGAAAGCACTAATTTGGCAGTGGGGCAGAAGAAAGCAGGGTAAAGCAAATGATGCCAAGTGCTTCAGAAGCATAAGAAATGTTAAAGCTGCTAAGAGCACAGGTAGTTCTGGAGCAACTCTGAGcacttgcttttttctttcctctgcaggCAGTACAATGTAGATTATAAACTTGAGACTTACCTGAAAATTGCCAGGCTGTATCTGGAAGATGATGACCCAGTTCAAGCAGAAGCTTACATCAACCGAGCTTCCCTGCTTCAGAATGAATCAACTAATGAACAGCTGCAAATCCATTATAAGGTTGTCTAACCTGCTTTATTACTTTCTCTTTCTAAAGAGAGACATTTCTAAAGGGAGACATTTCCACATTAAGATGTCTTAATGCAGTGCCATTAAAAATTTCATcatgaaaaaaaagacaaagaggGAAAAGCTACATGGTTTTGGGAGCTTGAGAGACACAACTCAGCAGTTATTAAACAAGTCATTCCTTACCATTTGGAGAGAAGTATGTAATGATTCCTTAAATGCCAGCTTTACtgatagaaaataaaagtagGCTAAAAAGCATCTGAAATACTTTTGTAAATATTGCCTCCACCTTTGTCTATaaatctgaggggaaaaattgCATACAATATTAGAGACAGTAGTAGTCCTCCCACCCCCAAGTAATTAAATAAGTTCTGTACATAAAAGTAGCTTAAAGTCTTAAATAGTAAATTAACTGCTGACATTCCTGCTTTTTTTGTGGGTTTACAGTGTACATAGTTCATACACAAATTTCTCAAACCATTTTAGTAAGTGAGGAGCAGTGATGACTAAGTGTAACAGAATTGGTCAGGTGTGGTGGTGTTTAAAATTCAGATGTGCCAGGAGCAGTAACTCAGCAtctggtggtttttgtttgttggatttccctttccttttttcctcatccCTTATTACATTTTGAAGTGTGCCCTCAGTTGAAagtgtaaatattttctgtgaatcttaaaaaagcataaagaaaggaagaaattttaGGTGGTGTTCCCGTGctgaaagggaaaagcaaataCTTCAAACATAAATTGCTGTAGTGCCAGTAGCGAAGGGGAAACTCACACAAGTACAGTATCAGCTGTAGAATATTTAAATTACTTAGGCTCAATGCTTGGCTTTTCAATATTTGTAATGTTTAACATGTGAGCAGTGGTGGGAAATGCCCTTGCAATTGATTTCCCTGATACTTCAGCAAGGACTTGTCAAGTCAAGCTAATTCTTTGAAGGCACACCTTTCCCCAGGAAGCAGAAGAGCAGTATTTATGGAAGCTATCACTTGACAGTGTGCAGTTTTTACACACCTGTCTtctgcagcctcctctgctgctttgcttttcctgaGCTATGCTTCCTTTCTAGGTTTGCTATGCTCGGGTGCTCGACTACAGAAGGAAGTTCATTGAGGCTGCCCAGAGGTACAACGAGCTGTCCTACAAGAGCATTGTCCATGAGACTGAGCGCCTGGAGGCACTGAAACATGCCCTGCATTGTACTATTTTGGCATCAGCAGGTAAAATACACCTTACCATTCTGTGTAAAAGGATTTTCCCTGGAGCAAGTCAGCTTGTGTATTACTTCTATTACTGAGATTTGGTGAGGAATCCAAAGTTGTGACCACGATGTCAGAATTACATGGTGGCAGACTGTTAGCTCAGAGTTGGATTAGTTCAATATCTTTGCCTTTGTGAACTGAGCACAACCAAATTCCTCCTTCAGTAGAGCTTTGTTGGCTGTTATTTGCACgcattggggaaaaaagataaCTTCCTGCTGTTTACCTCTAAGTACTCAGTGTTTTGGTGGTCAGGTATGAGAATTCCTCTTGTCTTCCCTAGGACAACAGCGTTCCCGCATGCTTGCAACTCTCTTCAAGGATGAGAGATGCCAGCAGCTTGCAGCCTATGGGATCTTGGAGAAAATGTATCTGGACAGAATTATCCGTGGAAATCAACTGCAAGAGTTTGCAGCCATGCTAATGCCTCACCAGAAAGCGACTACAGCTGATGGTACACACATCTCTAAAACCTTGTTGTTGTCATTATAGCGCAAGAATTCTATTGTCATgacattgcaagggttccaaTTTGCTAtagttttgtacctccttggTGTTTCTTGTGGgcagctcctctaagcactgactcttcctctCAGCAGCCAACCGACTGCAGttcccctcaaccaaccaatccactcttttataacactcttcttattggctgcagctgtggcctgttaaaatcaggcctgTTCCCAATCTctaataattaacccagctgcaactctttagggggtaagattactttctatactacctttattttcttatattgtatcCCCCTACACCTTGTAATGCTAGGTGTTCATCTATGGGAGTTAGACCTTCCAAATCAGTCAAGAAGGGTCATGGAAAAGAATTTATTACTGTTATATCATcatttgagaaatatttttcagcatgTATAGTTAGATAGTAAAGCTACTTAGATGTAGTTAATCTTTCTGATTTGCCATTAAGGTTTTAAAATACTTGTCTGTGAGATAACTTGtcacattttctttccatgtcCTTGTACAGTCCTCATCACTGACAACTTTCCAGTGTTGCTAATGGAGTCTTTGTCCTCCTGAGCTTCTCAGGCACTGTTGAGAGTAGGGTGCCCAGAAACCCATGGACAGGCATGCAGCCATAAATGGTCTGTACTGATGATACATTTATTGGAACTGCTTCCTGACATAGTGAGGGGATGGTTTGGACCTCACACACATCTCCACTGACATGATACTAGGTCAGAAAAAATGTCAAGTAATGATTTAACTAGTATGCTAAACACACTGGTCTCAGTTTTCTTGACTGGAAGAATATAAAAGTGGAAAAATACATAAACATGAAATACCTCTGAATCAGGAAAATCTTCCTAGTGAAAAATAACTGTTGATTAAGGAATAATAAGTAACCATGTACTTGTAGAAGTGAAAACTGGGTTAAAGATACTTGCTAGCAATATATGCTGCATTCCTTCCCTTGGTGACTTTGTTGTTTATTTATAACCTGTACTGTTTGTCCTTAAAGAATGCAGGTTAGCTGCTGTTTAATAATGTGTTTATCTTCAGCTAGAGGTTAAGGGGCAAATGAGTTTTATTGTTGAAAACTGTTCAGTCAAGGGAAGAGACATCAGATAAGGATTTACCACAAGCAGAGTAAGAGAGAGGTTAATTTTACCCCTAAGAGCCATAATGAACAATAAGAAAACCCCCAATGGTCTTTCCATTTGTCAGGCTAGGGTCACAGGAGGTCAAACCCCCTCAATTCAGACAGTAAGTCTTGTAGCAAGGGGTCCCCTTGCTTACTCTAGAAATTAAATAGAGTTTATCTGCTTTAAAATCAGCCATGTGCCTTCCATTTGTTTCTGTCTGCTGTCTCTGCACAGCTTAACAGGGATGCAAGGCAGATGCATCTGGACTTTCTGCACATGtaacacttcagaaaaaaaaaagcattttttcatttgttctaCTGTATAAACCAATCTGTCAATCTTACAgtaatgttttgggtttttttttcctcatctaaCCCTAAAGGTTCCAGTATTCTGGACAGAGCTGTTATTGAACACAACTTACTATCTGCAAGCAAACTTTACAACAACATTACCTTTGAAGAGCTCGGAGCATTACTGGAGATCCCTGCAGCCAAGGTATCCATTTTCCTACCTTTTTAAACAAGGAGCATGAATGGCATGAGAAAACATCTGTGATAAATATTAGGAAAACTAGTTAAAATTAGGGAATGATTAAACATTCTGTGTTACAAGGAAGGTGAAGTATTCAGCACATCTTAAGagagcagcacaatgtggaaTGAGCAACAGTGGAGTTAGATGCCACTGATAGTTTATCTAATCATTTAATGAGTGCTGTCTGTAGGTTCTTTCCCCCCCTGTGTTGTTAAAAACCCATAAGACTGTTAAGTGTGAATAATTTCTAACTCCTCTGAGAATGGACTAAATTTCTGACATCTTTCCTTGTTACTCTAGGCAGAGAAGATTGCATCTCAGATGATAACTGAGGGTCGCATGAACGGATTTATTGATCAGATTGACGGAATTGTTCACTTCGAGAGTAAGTGCAACCacaatataatttattttttagcatCTTTCAGAGTGAGCTTTTGAGGTGGTTCCTGCCAGGATCAGGAAATTAGGTTTATTAATAATCCCTTCTGCCTGAAGTGAGCTTGCTCGTCCTGCTGTAGCTAGGAGGTGGCAGAGTTGGCCACAAAGGACAACCTTGACACTTCCCCCACTCCCTGCAGAGGGCTTTGCATCCTCTTACCCACAGGAAAGAGTGAATTTATTCCATCAGTCTCCTTCTGGGAACAGGTTTACCAGGACGTTCGCTGTTCCACTCTGCTTCAGTGCAGGAGTTAGGCTTGTAACATGCAGCCAAAATAATTGCAGCCTTTGAGTACAGAAGTGATCCTGGTGTCACCGCAGGGAAGGCTTCCTCTGTGAGCTCGGTGAGGGCAGTGGCAAAAGGAAAGGTTGCAGTTGACAAGGCAAGGGAATTGCTAAGACTTACTTTGTTCAGTattggttgttttttcttttcagcccGTGAAGCTTTGCCAACTTGGGACAAGCAGATTCAGTCCCTGTGTTTCCAGGTGAACAACCTGCTGGAGAAGATCAGTCAGACAGCCCCTGAGTGGACAGCACAGGCCATGGAGGCACAGATGGCTCAGTGACCGTGCCCGCTGTCACCTGCCTGCTGTGCCGGCAGGGGGAGCTGAGCAGGACTGGGAAACAAACACAACACCGTCTTCACTTGCCCACCTGCTGCTTTCACTGTGGCTTAGGACACAGCTGGCTGATCCCGTGTTTGGTGTGACAGGCTCCCAGTTCTCTGAGCTTAGCTCGATGCTCTTGCTGCCTCTGCCTTGCACTCTGCCCtgtggttttcattttaaagaagCTGTAATGTCTGCAGCAAGCTTTGGGTttggtttatttaattttatttttttccactgtatTGCTATAGCTTTGTAGCTCATTACTTCCTATGGTGCGTGTTCTGCTGTGAAAATAGAAGCACCATGTTTCTTTTAGTTGTAATTATTCTAATAAAGGCTGAGATAAGCCACTTGGTTTAAGTGTTGTAAGGAcctgtggttttgggttttttggttttgttttcatatttttcttaaacagtaacttgaaataaaacagatttttgtaATTGCATTTTCAGCTCCTGAAAAtgttaaaacctttttttttctttttttgcttatgAAATGCAAGTCAAGGTGTCATGTGATAGGCAGGACTAACTTGAAATGCTTATGCACAGCAATGAAGTATGGAAGTGTCCCTTCTGATGTTTATCAGTCTGGAGTTGGGCACTCTTTACCCATCCTTGTGCTTTGCCAGatacaaacatttaaaaaacaagacAAATATTTGGGTGTTCAGAGGCTTCTGTGCTTGCTTATCTCCAGTCTGTTGGAAACTCCATCTACTCAATAATCCACTCAGTTGCATGTCTAGCTCCATACCCTGGATCCATCatatttttcagttctttaAGGGCTTagagaaacaaaaccaagttGGCTGATGAGGCAAACATCCCTGAAGAAAGGAATTAGTAAGTTTCAGGATGTCAAGCACAGCAGAAACTGATTGCTATTAAATCAAAATCTTTAAACAGGAATGAGCAGCATGCACACTGCTATACTTACACTTGTCACTGTTTGTAAAGAAGTGCCTCATTTTGAGGTGTGTTGGCACTGCTACTCAGTAATAAACTGTCTGGTGAGTGTAGACTCAATTATGATCTTCTTTGCTGTGCAAGTGCTGCACATCTTAGTACAACAGCATCATAAAAGTAAGAGCAAAGTGATAAGTTGTGGGGGTAGGCTGAAGGGTATTTTGACCACCAATTTCCAAGGGAAATTACTTTTAACTTGTTCAAAGTGGTACTGGCTGAAAATTTTCTCTCCCTTCAAGAGCAATGCTGACACAGTCACTATTAGTTTGGAgcctgttgttttttttttagcttgtGCTCTGACTTCTACACAGAGCTCTTCTGGAGCATGCCCTTTGCAGATGGGGGTGTGCCATGCATGCCATTCATGTACATTCCCATTTAGGTTATTTGCTGCTTCAGTCCAGTACTTAAAGGAGAATCCAGTCCTAAAAAGCCATACCTGTGTGTGTTCACAGCTGTCTTGTGGACCTTTTCTCCCTGTGGGCCAGGACTGACTGCTGGAAAGCAGTAAACAGTTCTACTGAACCATTTCTGAAAGGGCAGACCTGAAGTGGCCAACTCAAGCCTCAAAACCAAGATGACTTTGGGTGATGCATATTTCAGGCCACAGACTGATTTTTCTGATGGCCCCAACATAGGCCAGCTCTAGCCTGGGAATGCTGTGGTGAgccagggacaggtgagggaagCAGAGCCACCTCCAGCAAGGATGAACACACAAGGGACAGAACCTGTAGCCTTGACACATGCAGCATTTGGGGTATGTCATGCAACAGGAATGCTGTGGAAAGGGGAGCGTAATTTTCACATCAGCAGGGAAGATCTAATTTATTAAAGTGCATTTACCTGCAGACAGTGCTGTAGTGCATTGCCCAGCCCATGCTAGAGGCACTGGTgcaatatattatatatatgcaCAGAGCTTGAAGAGTGGGGAAAGTATGCTCGGTGCTATCAGTCCACCCTCTGGAGATACAGGCATGTGATATGCAACCTGACATGGAAGTGTTAACATTTTCTCACAAAAATCCAAATAGGAACATAAATGGGAGGGGCTATACACTCTCTTACTTTCTTCTTATTCTGCAGCTAACAGTTTTAGGTAAGGAAAACTGGATTCACCATCCTCACATTAGATGAGTAGTTAAATGATCTAACAGTTGATCAATAAGTGACTTTAGAGAATCCTTCATAATTTTGTATTGATAATCATTACCACTCCACGGCAATCTTGTTTGCCTTAATTCTGTTACGTTTATTACTTGTAAGGGCAGTGGTTCAATACCttgaaagttttctttttatttctttttccttgaagTAAAATGCTGATTAAAACAGAAGTAAATGCTCAATTAAAACAGAGTTGATGAGGAATACACATAGTGATGGTGGCTacaggctgtgccctgggtgGGGGGAATGCCAGGGGCCCCCAGCAAGGGGCTGTGACCATGCCAAGGAGTGACTGGTCACCCTGAGACTCAGCAGGAGCTAATAAACAGCAAAAAGATCCCAGACTAAATATCACCACTGGAACGGGCACACAGACTGTGAAAATGTAAATGACTGTGAAACTGTAAATGTCTGTGAaagtattatatatatatatactgtgAAAGTATAATGCTTTGTTCAAGTGTGCTTGTTGGAAGCACAACTCCAGCTGTTATGGTGTTGCTGCACCaacattaaattaataaataaagtaTAATACTGTAtattataatactatatattatattagtataatatataaattatgattaatattataaaaatatacattattataatATAACATTATGATATTGTAGATTAtaatattatactatatatactatataatactgtatatactatatataatatataatacaatatatatatactgtatatatatatatacactgtatatatatataatacagtatatataatatactgTACATGCTATATAAAACtgtataatatatagtataattAATAAAGTATAATACTGTGATTATACTTTCACAgtagatataatatatatatatatatatataaaaaaaaaatatatatatatatatatatagatcaGAGGTTCTTTGAGGATCCAGAGGAGTGGGACATGGCTGTGGGGAAGCCGGGTTCCAGCCAGCGCGGGAACCTGTGTGAGTGTGCCCAAGCGGGCACCCCCGGCTCCCTGGAACCGTGACAGCCCGGGGCGGGGCAGTGCGGCTCCCGGCCCGTCCGACAGGGATGTTTGCGGGTTTTTCCTTACCAAACGTGAGTACAGAGCAGTGCCACCCCCCCGAGCCCATTCCCCACGGCTGatgctccctgctccagccggGATCCGGAGGCGGCAGCTCCCCACTAGATGGAGAGCCGAGCGCACAGAACCCACGGGCAGGCTCCAGAGCCCGGAACAGCAGCACGGATATTCCCGGGTTTGTTCTGTGATTAAACTCCGCTCATCCGTAGCGAGCAGAGGACAGCAAATGAATTGGCCTCTAGATCTGTGAGCCTTCAGCTGCATTCAGAGCAGGTTACGAAGCTTGTTCCCACATGCAGGGCTGAGGTTGTGCTTCTTGACTTCAACTTACTGTCCCCTTGTACCAGACAGTTTTCCCTTCACCCAAGctaaaaatgacaaaaagagAACTTTGCTCAGAGTAAGGGAGTAAAAATTACCCCAGGGCTCGCAGGATGATCAAAACAATATATAGTATGTTTTAACAATACATAGTATGTTTTAATGTGGGACTGAATTTGGGATTAATAAGGTCTTAGTATTATAACTAATACTAAGAccttattaattatttttttaaaatcttagtACAATGAGCTACATTTATTTAGAtatatttcaggtttttttccatgaagaaacCTGAAAACAATGTAAGTAATCTGTTAGGGGGACAACACCCATGCAaatccatttcctttttttttttttaaggcttaGGGACTTCACTTTACAGATGATAAATGACTTCTCTATAAAATGATGTTTTTATTCTTTGGGGTAGTCACTATTCTAACTTTGTTATTTATTGCAAAAGATAATCCAAAAACAAAGTAAAGGAGTTTGCCAGACTAAGAACATCAGGCTGAAAAGCAGGGGGTCAGCCTAGGTTCATAGTGAGTGCACAGCATTCATTTTGTTGCAACAACGTAAACTGGAAATTATGACTTTTGAGGGAAGGGCAGCCATCTACAGGCACCTTAACAGGCTTCAGAGGTAGGGCTGTGAGAGCTGTGAACCTCAAGAACAACAAGGCCTGGTGGGCAGGATCCTGCAGGTGGGCtgagcacaaacacaggctgggcagagaatgcactgagagcagccctgaggacaAGAATTTAGGGGCGTTCATGGATAAACAGCTCATTATGACCTGGCAATGTGTGcccacagcccagaaagccaattgtatcctgggctgcatccagagcagcgtggccagcagggacaggaggggattctgctcctctctggtgGGAGCCCACTCAgaatgctgtgtccagttctggggtACCCCAGGAGTAATGGCTTTAAATTGAAAGAGAGCAAgcttagattggatattaggaagaaattcctcagtgtgagggtggtgagacactgagcacaggttgcccagagaggctgtggatatcccatccctggaagtgttcaaggccagcttagaaggggctttgagcagcctgttctaggtgttcctgcccaaggcagggggGCTGGAACTAGATCAGTTACCAGTTCAATTGGTGTATTCTCACAGCATAGCatgtgtggattttttggggcaaGGACTGAGGAAAACATGTGTTACCAGTTACCTCACAGCTTTGGGTGAATCCCagcatatttatatttttgttggCTTTCAAATGCTGCAATCATGGTTCTAACTTCCATATTTCAGGGTATATGATGCCCCCACTATTGCCTGTATGATGCTTTGTTTCTGGGTACAAAAcacttcccagctgctgtgacTTTGCTTTCAAAATAGGCACTGTTGCTGCACACCTGATCACCATTAAAGCCTCATGTAACAATTGGCACTGATTGTTTCAGAGGGTTTTTAAGGACCAGGAAGGACAGAAACTAGTTTCTCCAGCATGGTCTGTCTAGTTGGTTTCTACTAGATATGAAGAGTCCCGACGTACTGCACTGACTATAAAATTAGAGGAAAATAATAAGGTATGTGAAGTATTTTGTAACTATTTTGCGTGGTCAAAGTCCATGAGCAGCTATAATACTCTGTTCTAAGGAATGAGGAATAGTCACTTTCTCCAGTTTCTACTGCCTTGCCTTGTACATTTGTGTTGGATGTGGCATTTTCTTGTGGTTCTGCATAGCTTGTGGCATTATAGACAGCATTATGACTAGGTTTGTGCCCTTTGAATTAGCATGCTTATTATCTGAAAATAGATAATTGTTGTGATGTGTTTTTACTTTTCAGTGATGGATAAAACCAGGGAGGAGTAGTCAGAGAATCTTTCAAATTCTCATAGTCTTGGTAAGATGTCTTGTTACTTGAAAgtgctcccagcctgtgctATTTCCATTGTTGTCATCTTTGTGAAGGGCTGGGaatccagctctgcctttgtaagcctcctttcccagcagctTGTCAATAGCTTTGATCTGTGGGGTTTCGCTAATGGAGCTCAATACCTGCTCCCCTCACCTGAGGGCAGCTGCTCTGATCTGATGCTTTTTCCTTCCATGCAGAATAAAGATTGCCAGCCAGGGGAGGGTTAGCAGAGGGGGCAAGATTATGAATTccctggaggctgctggggaaTTCAGGATGCACACCCAGCCAGTGGGGCTAGTACAGAATGCATGACCTCAGAAGGTGTATTTGTACTGTAGGGGGAACTCAAAACCCAAGACACGATCATaaggattttttgttgttgctcgCAAAAGTTGCTGCAGTTTTCACAGTGAAAAAATATCTGCTCCAGATTTACATTGAATTTTTATGAGTGGTTTTTAGCTGGAATTTGCTTTTGTATTGTAAGtgctgcttctcctctttgTGGCAGATGTGAAGAGATAAACAGATGGGAGTTGATCACTGGACTAGGAGTTCACATTAGTTTAGGGATCATCCACAGGCTGGCTATCCTATCAGCATTCCCAGGGAAAATATGACAAAACAGAAATGTGATTCACTCAATAAAGAACTACAGGATGGGAATGTATTAGTGTAGGTCAATGTGGCTTAAAGGGGAACAGATGCTGCCAAACAAGATAAGTAGGGTTGAAAAAAGTAATTGTGCAAGGGACAAGAGGTACCCAACCTCACAGGTGCTTGTGATTTGCAAGAATTAACTGTTCAGAGCTGATAGGATAAGAGTTAACAAACTGGTGTCATTCTGGCTGTTGATTAAGGAATCCTTATCAGCTGGGAGTTTTTGTTAGAGGCAGCCTCAATTAAGCATTTTTGTTTGCAGTCTGCAAGCAAACAGCTGATAGAATGATGTTTGTGGGTGCTGTGCTACAGTGAAGGCAGTCAGGGTGGAGGGGAGTCATTAATGCAAAATAGAAATGGCTGCATGCAAATTAGACTCAGGTGTGTCAGTATTTCATTGCTTTTTGTGCTGCATATTTGTACTGGATGAAGCCATTAAGAGAAACAGGCCTGAAATATTTGTGCGTGTTTTTaaagctgtgttaaaacatATGGACAATACAGTAAAGTGTGGTgagactgattttaaaaaaagtgaattGTTTTTAGGGAGAACCTGAGGAATTCAGGCTGTTGAATTCTCTCTGAAGTCCCTGGAGTGGCTGGGTGACTATCCATTTTCTTCCTTGCAAAGCATATTCGCAGAACTAGGGTAAGAGATGCAGTAACAAATGggtaaaaaatggaaatatgcAGCTGTaatgagaaaacaaagcagcagctcctcagagcaggaATTAAGCTCTGGAAATAGCTGTCAAAAGGCAAGGGTAGGTTTCCACTGTTTTGCTGTCCTGAAATCCAGAATGGCTGCCTGGCTGGAAAGTGGCTTAGGCAGTTTAATACTGGCTGAG is a window encoding:
- the COPS4 gene encoding COP9 signalosome complex subunit 4: MAAGAVRQDLAQLMNSSGSHKDLAGKYRQILEKAIQLSGVEQLEALKAFVEAMVNENVSLVISRQLLTDFCTHLPSLPDSTAKEIYHFTLEKIQPRVISFEEQVASIRQHLASIYEKEEDWRNAAQVLVGIPLETGQKQYNVDYKLETYLKIARLYLEDDDPVQAEAYINRASLLQNESTNEQLQIHYKVCYARVLDYRRKFIEAAQRYNELSYKSIVHETERLEALKHALHCTILASAGQQRSRMLATLFKDERCQQLAAYGILEKMYLDRIIRGNQLQEFAAMLMPHQKATTADGSSILDRAVIEHNLLSASKLYNNITFEELGALLEIPAAKAEKIASQMITEGRMNGFIDQIDGIVHFETREALPTWDKQIQSLCFQVNNLLEKISQTAPEWTAQAMEAQMAQ